Within the Polaribacter pectinis genome, the region ACTTTTTTAAGAATTCATAGATCTTATATTATCAATTTTAATAAAATAGAATCTTACACAAATGAGTTTGTGGAAATAGCAAAAAATGCAATTCCTATTAGTAGAACTTATAAAGAAAATGTACTTAAAAAGTTAGAAGAAAATTAGGCTAAATAGTTTTATCTTTGTTGAAAATTCTAAAATTTGAGTGCAGCACAATTCATTCCGAAAAAAAATACAAATTCAGTAGAAAAAGTAAGTTTTAAATGGCAAACACCAAGCAATATTGCATTGGTAAAATATTGGGGAAAAAGTAATCCTCAAATTCCAAAAAATGCTTCTATTAGCTTTACTTTAAAAAATTGTCATACAATTACTACTATCGAGTTTTCTAAAAAAGAAACTTCAACAGATGTAGAGTTTGATTTATTTTTTGAAGGAAAAAAGAAAGAAGAGTTCAAACCTAAAATTGCAGAATTTTTTAAAAGAGTAGCAGAATATTGCCCTTATATTTTCGATTATAGAATGACAATTCATTCAGAAAATTCTTTTCCACACTCAAGCGGAATTGCCTCTTCTGCAAGTGGTTTAAGTGCTATTGCAATGTGTTTAATGAGTTTAGAAAATGTACTAAATTCAGATTTAACGCAAGAATTTATTAGTAAAAAAGCATCTTTTTTAGCACGTTTAGGTTCTGGAAGTGCAAGTAGAAGTGTAGAAGGTCCTCTGGTTGTTTGGGGAAATCATCCGAAAATTGAAGGAAGTTCAGATTTATTTGGAGTTCAGTTTCCTTACAAAGTGCATTCGGTTTTCGAGAATTACCAAGATGCAATTTTGTTGGTAGATAAAGGAGAAAAGCAAGTTTCTAGTACTGTTGGGCATAACTTAATGCAGAATCATCCGTACGCAGAAAATAGATTTGTACAAGCGAATGACAATCTTGCAAAGCTTTCAAAAATTCTTCAAAATGGAGATATAAAAGCTTTTGTAAATTTAGTAGAAAGTGAAGCGTTAACATTGCATGCAATGATGATGACAAGCAATCCCTATTTTATTTTAATGAAACCCAATACGTTAGAAATTATCAACAAAATTTGGGAATATCGTGAAGAAAACAATAGTAATATTTGTTTTACTTTAGATGCAGGTGCAAATGTACATGTGTTGTATCCAGAAAAGGAAAAGGAAAAAGTGAATCAATTTATTGATAATCAATTATCTAAATACTGTCAGAAAAATCACTATATTTGTGATACTGTCGGTTTTGGAGCAAAAAAGCTGTAACATCTTCAGCAATTAAAAACACGTTCTTATGAAAACTACAACTGTACTTATTTTAATTGTTGTTGGGTTTTTAACATCATCATTATCAGCCCAAGAAACTGTTTATTTCGATTCTAATTGGAACCTTTCTACAAAGGAAAAAGCTGCTTACTATAGACCTGCTCCCAAGAAAGTAGACAATGGTTATTGGATTGTTGATTATTACGTTTCTGGAAAAAAACAAATGGAGGGTTTAAGTAAAACTAATAAACCTAACAAAGAAGTTTATGTTGGAGCTGTAAACTATTTTCATGAAAATGGAGCAAATTTTCAGAAAGTGAATTATGTTGATGGGAAACCTGAAGGTAAATTCTACGAGTATTATGATACTGGAGAAATGAAAAGAATAGGTAAGTACGAAGCTGGATTAAGAGAAGGAAGTTGGAAGGTGTACTACAAGAACGGAAAAATTCAGGAAAAAGGAAAATATAATAAAGGTGAAAAAGTAGGAATTTGGAAAACTTTTTACAAAAATATTTGATAAGATTCTCTTAACATAAAAATTTGTATTTTTGTACCACTATTTAAAGAAAAATGAAAGGACCACTATTTTATGCTAAAATTCTTCTTTTTGGAGAATACGGAATTATTAAAGATTCTAAAGGTTTAGCAATTCCGTTTAACGCATACAGAGGTGCATTAAAAACATCTTCTAATCTTGTTGATAATGCTAAAAAATCTAATGAAAACTTACAGCGTTTTTATGACTATTTAGCAAATTTAGAAACAGATTTAGTTACTTTTAATTTAAAAAAGTTACAGAAAGATATTGTTAACGGAATGTATTTCGATTCTTCAATACCACAAGGTTATGGAGTTGGAAGTTCTGGTGCACTTGTTGCGTCTATTTATGATGAATATGCTGCCGATAAAATTACTGTTTTAGAAAATTTAACAAGAGAAAAATTACTAAAGCTAAAAGAAGTATTTTCTTTGATGGAATCTTTTTTTCATGGAAAAAGTTCTGGTTTAGATCCTTTAAATAGTTACTTAAGTTTACCAATTTTAATCAATTCTAAAATAGATATAGAGCCAGCAGGAATTCCATCACAAAAAGAAGGAAAAGGTGCTGTTTTTTTATTAGATTCAGAACAAATTGGTGAAACTGAACCTATGGTAAACATCTTTATGAATAAGATGAAAAGCGAAGGTTTTAGAAAAATGATTAGTGAAGAATTTGCTACGACTACAGATATTTGTATAGATAATTTTTTACAAGGTGATGTAAAATCTTTATTTGGTAATGTAAAAAATCTCTCTAAAATAGTTCTAAAAAACTTTAAACCAATGATTCCTGTTGCTTTTCATAAAGTTTGGGAAAAAGGAATTAAAACAAATGATTACTACTTAAAACTTTGCGGTTCTGGTGGCGGTGGTTACATTTTAGGTTTTACAGAAGATTATCAAAAAGCGCAACAAAGCTTAAAAGATTATAAATTAGAATTGGTTTACAGATTCTAAAAAATCTTTATGACTTCCTTTAAAGTAAAAAGAATTACCTACAAAATATTAAGTCTTTTATCAGTTATTAGAGGGTATAATATTCTTGTTTTAATTGCTGCACAATATTTAGCTTCTATATTTATTTTCTCTCCAGAAAAGTCTATAAGACATGTTATTTTCGATTGGCATTTGCTTTATATTGTTTTAGCTTCAATTTGTGTTGTTGCTGCAGGTTATATTATTAATAATTTTTATGACATTAAAGTTGATAGGATTAATAGACCTCTTAAAACAGGTTTAGATACCTATGTAAAACAGTCTACAAGATTAAAGCTTTACTTTATTCTTAATTTTTTAGGTTTTATTTTTGGTACATTAATTTCATGGAGAGCGGCTTTGTTTTTTTCAGTATATATTTTTGCAATCTGGTTTTATTCTCATAAACTAAAAAAACATCCATTAACTGGGTTAATATCTGCTACTGTACTTACTATATTACCTTTTTTTGCAGTTTTTGTGTATTTTGGTAACTTCTCAAAAATAATTTTTGTCCATGCAGTTTTTCTGTTTTTAGTAATTATGGTGAGAGAATTAATAAAAGATTTAGAAAATATTAAAGGAGCGTTAGCAAATAATTATACCACTTTTTCAGTAGCATATGGAGAATTAAAGACTAAAAAATTATCAATTTTTTTATTAATTTTAACTTTGTTTCCTGTTTCTGTATTATTTAGATACCCGTCATTAAGTTATATGCGTTATTACTTCTATTTTGCGATGGTTATTTTGATATTTGTAGGTTCTTATCTATGGAATGCAAAAACTAAAAATCAATATAGAATTTTGCATAATATTTTAAAATTGTTACTCTTAATAGGTGTTTTTTGTCTTGTTTTTATTGATACTTCTCTAATCGTTGAAAAAGTAATAGATAGTTTGAATTAAAATCTTCTATTTGAGTACCTTTGCATAAAATTTTTTTAAAATGAATTCAAATAAAAACTCGTCGCGAGGACGACAAGAAGGCAAAAAAAGCACTCCTCTTAGTAGAAAAAGTACTCCTTTAAGCAGAAAAAGCCCAAAGAAAGAGTACAAGAAAATCAAAGAAACTCCAAAATCTGATGAATCATCAGGAATCCGTTTAAACAAATATATTGCCAATTCCGGTATCTGTTCTAGAAGAGAAGCAGATACGTACATTGAGCATGGTAGTGTAGAAGTAAATGGGAAGTTAATGACAGAAATGGGCTACAAAGTTCAGCCAACAGATGTTGTGAAATTCGATGGAACATCTATTACACCAGAGCAAAAAAAGTATATTTTATTAAATAAACCAAAAAACTACATTACAACCATGGACGATGATCGTGGTAGAAAAACTGTAATGGAATTAGTTGCAAACGCTTCTAAAGAGCGTATTTATCCGGTTGGAAGATTAGATAGAAACACTACAGGTTTGTTGTTGTTTACAAATGATGGAGATTTAGCAAAAAAATTAACGCATCCAAAACACAATGTACGCAAGTTGTATCATGCTTCTTTAGATAGAAAATTAGATTTAAAAGATTTAGAGAAACTACGTGGAGATGTAATAATTGAGGGAAGAAAAGTATTTATTGATGCTGTTTCTTATGTAGATGGACAACCGAAATCAGAAATTGGTATCGAAATTCATTCTGGTAGAAATAGAATAGTACGTAAGATTTTTGAACATGTTGGCTATAAAGTAAACAAATTAGATAGAGTTATTTTTGCAGAGCTTACAAAGAAAAACCTTCCAAGAGGAAGATGGAGAGAGCTTACAAATCAAGAATTAAATAACTTATCAATGATGAAATAGATAAGTTTTATAAAACAAAAAATCCGAACAAATGTTCGGATTTTTTTG harbors:
- a CDS encoding geranylgeranylglycerol-phosphate geranylgeranyltransferase; protein product: MTSFKVKRITYKILSLLSVIRGYNILVLIAAQYLASIFIFSPEKSIRHVIFDWHLLYIVLASICVVAAGYIINNFYDIKVDRINRPLKTGLDTYVKQSTRLKLYFILNFLGFIFGTLISWRAALFFSVYIFAIWFYSHKLKKHPLTGLISATVLTILPFFAVFVYFGNFSKIIFVHAVFLFLVIMVRELIKDLENIKGALANNYTTFSVAYGELKTKKLSIFLLILTLFPVSVLFRYPSLSYMRYYFYFAMVILIFVGSYLWNAKTKNQYRILHNILKLLLLIGVFCLVFIDTSLIVEKVIDSLN
- a CDS encoding mevalonate kinase family protein is translated as MKGPLFYAKILLFGEYGIIKDSKGLAIPFNAYRGALKTSSNLVDNAKKSNENLQRFYDYLANLETDLVTFNLKKLQKDIVNGMYFDSSIPQGYGVGSSGALVASIYDEYAADKITVLENLTREKLLKLKEVFSLMESFFHGKSSGLDPLNSYLSLPILINSKIDIEPAGIPSQKEGKGAVFLLDSEQIGETEPMVNIFMNKMKSEGFRKMISEEFATTTDICIDNFLQGDVKSLFGNVKNLSKIVLKNFKPMIPVAFHKVWEKGIKTNDYYLKLCGSGGGGYILGFTEDYQKAQQSLKDYKLELVYRF
- a CDS encoding pseudouridine synthase, giving the protein MNSNKNSSRGRQEGKKSTPLSRKSTPLSRKSPKKEYKKIKETPKSDESSGIRLNKYIANSGICSRREADTYIEHGSVEVNGKLMTEMGYKVQPTDVVKFDGTSITPEQKKYILLNKPKNYITTMDDDRGRKTVMELVANASKERIYPVGRLDRNTTGLLLFTNDGDLAKKLTHPKHNVRKLYHASLDRKLDLKDLEKLRGDVIIEGRKVFIDAVSYVDGQPKSEIGIEIHSGRNRIVRKIFEHVGYKVNKLDRVIFAELTKKNLPRGRWRELTNQELNNLSMMK
- a CDS encoding diphosphomevalonate/mevalonate 3,5-bisphosphate decarboxylase family protein, which produces MSAAQFIPKKNTNSVEKVSFKWQTPSNIALVKYWGKSNPQIPKNASISFTLKNCHTITTIEFSKKETSTDVEFDLFFEGKKKEEFKPKIAEFFKRVAEYCPYIFDYRMTIHSENSFPHSSGIASSASGLSAIAMCLMSLENVLNSDLTQEFISKKASFLARLGSGSASRSVEGPLVVWGNHPKIEGSSDLFGVQFPYKVHSVFENYQDAILLVDKGEKQVSSTVGHNLMQNHPYAENRFVQANDNLAKLSKILQNGDIKAFVNLVESEALTLHAMMMTSNPYFILMKPNTLEIINKIWEYREENNSNICFTLDAGANVHVLYPEKEKEKVNQFIDNQLSKYCQKNHYICDTVGFGAKKL
- a CDS encoding toxin-antitoxin system YwqK family antitoxin, which codes for MKTTTVLILIVVGFLTSSLSAQETVYFDSNWNLSTKEKAAYYRPAPKKVDNGYWIVDYYVSGKKQMEGLSKTNKPNKEVYVGAVNYFHENGANFQKVNYVDGKPEGKFYEYYDTGEMKRIGKYEAGLREGSWKVYYKNGKIQEKGKYNKGEKVGIWKTFYKNI